In a single window of the Tellurirhabdus bombi genome:
- a CDS encoding LVIVD repeat-containing protein, translating to MKLKLLPLLTLLVCLALACTDNCRETRTFRRFTAQTFTAAQIREGVQQEDARALQMPGKIYTKDGYLFINELKEGIHVIDNRNPENPRTLTFLRIPGNGDMAVRNNILYADSYMDLLAFDISNPASIKPVNRVQNVFPNGVFDGASWSFDANSNRINDQRVDYVTETIATNCDNAQPANNGWWWGGTLLSDSRAFNSASPAPNSSGVGGSMARFALYDNYLYTVSQSNMQLFDIRNAANPVIGNKITLGWGIETVFPYKDKLFIGSQTGMQILDNSNPEKPVHMSTFQHARVCDPVVVNDNIAYVTLRSGNTCAGFQNQLDVVDISNLYSPRLLKSYPMKNPHGLGVNFPNLFICEGHYGLKSLDVSNTMDVKQLMHLEGMDAFDVIPLGKTLMMIGRDGLYQFDASNPSKLRQISKIPVTRPWQNI from the coding sequence ATGAAGCTTAAACTTTTACCTCTTTTGACCCTGCTGGTGTGTCTGGCATTAGCCTGCACCGATAATTGCCGTGAAACCCGAACCTTTCGTCGGTTTACAGCACAAACTTTCACGGCTGCCCAGATTCGTGAAGGCGTGCAACAAGAAGATGCCCGAGCTTTGCAGATGCCCGGAAAAATCTACACTAAAGACGGTTATCTATTTATCAATGAGCTGAAAGAAGGTATTCATGTAATTGATAATCGGAATCCTGAGAACCCACGGACACTGACTTTTTTGCGTATTCCGGGAAATGGGGATATGGCGGTTCGCAATAATATTCTTTATGCAGATAGCTACATGGATTTGCTCGCTTTTGACATCTCCAATCCTGCCTCAATCAAACCGGTCAATCGCGTGCAAAATGTCTTCCCAAATGGTGTTTTTGACGGAGCTAGCTGGAGCTTTGACGCTAACTCAAATCGCATCAACGATCAGCGCGTTGATTATGTAACTGAAACAATAGCTACCAACTGTGATAATGCGCAGCCCGCTAATAACGGCTGGTGGTGGGGCGGTACTCTGCTTTCCGATAGCCGCGCCTTCAATAGTGCTTCACCCGCTCCAAATTCCAGTGGTGTTGGCGGCTCGATGGCGCGCTTCGCCTTATACGACAATTACCTGTATACCGTTAGTCAAAGCAACATGCAGTTGTTTGACATTCGGAACGCCGCGAATCCGGTGATAGGTAACAAAATTACACTGGGCTGGGGTATTGAAACGGTTTTCCCGTATAAAGATAAGCTTTTCATTGGCTCGCAGACGGGTATGCAAATTCTCGATAATTCTAACCCAGAAAAGCCGGTCCATATGTCCACCTTCCAGCACGCGCGGGTTTGCGATCCGGTGGTGGTCAATGATAACATTGCTTACGTCACACTTCGGTCGGGTAATACATGCGCAGGCTTTCAGAATCAGTTGGATGTGGTTGATATTTCCAACCTCTATAGCCCTCGCCTGCTGAAAAGCTATCCCATGAAGAACCCACATGGACTTGGCGTTAATTTCCCGAATCTATTCATTTGCGAAGGACATTATGGGTTAAAATCGCTGGACGTGAGCAATACGATGGACGTCAAGCAACTCATGCATCTGGAAGGTATGGATGCTTTTGACGTGATTCCGCTGGGCAAAACGCTGATGATGATTGGCCGGGATGGACTTTACCAGTTCGACGCTAGCAATCCAAGTAAACTACGGCAGATAAGCAAAATTCCGGTAACTCGTCCCTGGCAGAACATATGA
- a CDS encoding META domain-containing protein, which yields MSYSGCERNEEAVIPSDASKLAGKWKLVGPSSAYTVTLQLTTDSTVVTIPEVLAYQLNGRSSVNSYFSKGTFAHLSETGNPNQGQASVGVIGATKMAGPPEAMQFETAYFNNLKAVNRFELTNQNRLKLFYGGEQPGVLTYERTK from the coding sequence ATGTCTTATTCTGGTTGCGAGCGGAATGAAGAAGCAGTAATTCCGTCAGACGCGAGTAAATTAGCCGGAAAGTGGAAGTTGGTTGGCCCCTCGTCTGCCTATACGGTAACCTTACAATTAACCACAGACTCTACGGTGGTTACTATTCCTGAGGTACTGGCTTACCAACTGAATGGCCGTTCGTCCGTTAACTCCTATTTTTCGAAAGGTACGTTCGCTCATCTTTCAGAGACGGGTAATCCAAATCAAGGGCAGGCCAGTGTTGGAGTTATTGGCGCTACTAAAATGGCTGGGCCACCAGAAGCCATGCAGTTTGAAACGGCTTATTTCAATAACCTGAAAGCGGTTAACCGCTTTGAACTAACGAACCAAAACCGCCTGAAACTTTTTTACGGAGGCGAACAACCTGGCGTACTAACTTACGAAAGAACGAAATAA
- a CDS encoding serpin family protein, which produces MKSITSIVTTLAIPALTLALTVSSCQRDNALTPEQGTFQPTAGARQFATKTNDFSFNFLKEVNAAQRANENIFVSPLSMHMALGMLLNGANGTTAEEIKKVLKLDDVSLTEANQIWQQLLEGLPNADPKVTTTLANAIFHDNNFASEAGFLTSTTDYFKARVAAEDFTNQATVGKINQWASDNTNGKIKKIVNQIQPNEVLFLLNALYFKGDWKYQFNAEQTQDRPFELVDGGQKTVRMMQLNRELRRAFRPNYTAFELPYGDGTYSMTVMLPKETSSADALIKSLSANEWNQLQNDMTAGSMMIGLPKFTLEYEGNLNGVLSKLGMPTAFTDLADFSKISTKKGLTVTSVKQNTFVAVDEKGTEAAAVTGIGVGVTSAPASYFCDRPFVIAITEKQTGAVLFMGKIVNPESK; this is translated from the coding sequence ATGAAATCCATAACATCCATAGTCACAACGCTTGCCATACCCGCATTGACGCTGGCGCTAACGGTTTCCAGTTGCCAGCGTGATAACGCGCTAACACCAGAACAAGGCACTTTCCAGCCTACCGCAGGAGCCCGGCAGTTTGCTACCAAAACCAATGATTTCTCATTTAATTTTCTGAAAGAAGTCAACGCAGCGCAACGGGCCAACGAAAATATTTTTGTTTCGCCTTTAAGCATGCACATGGCTTTGGGGATGCTGCTCAATGGTGCTAATGGCACTACGGCGGAAGAAATCAAAAAAGTTTTGAAACTGGACGATGTTTCTCTGACCGAAGCCAACCAGATTTGGCAGCAACTTCTTGAAGGATTGCCCAATGCTGATCCGAAAGTAACAACAACACTAGCGAACGCTATTTTTCACGACAATAATTTTGCGTCTGAAGCTGGATTCTTGACCAGCACCACCGATTATTTCAAAGCCCGCGTTGCTGCGGAAGACTTTACCAATCAGGCTACAGTTGGAAAAATCAATCAGTGGGCCAGTGATAATACCAACGGTAAAATCAAGAAGATAGTCAATCAGATTCAGCCAAACGAAGTCCTGTTTCTGCTCAATGCGCTTTACTTCAAAGGCGACTGGAAATACCAATTTAATGCAGAGCAGACACAGGATAGACCGTTTGAGCTAGTTGACGGTGGGCAGAAAACCGTGCGGATGATGCAGCTTAACCGCGAACTCCGACGAGCTTTCCGTCCAAATTACACAGCGTTTGAGCTTCCTTATGGCGACGGTACTTACAGCATGACCGTTATGTTGCCCAAAGAAACCTCCTCTGCCGACGCGCTTATTAAATCATTAAGTGCCAATGAGTGGAATCAGTTACAGAACGACATGACCGCTGGATCGATGATGATTGGCTTGCCGAAATTCACCCTCGAGTATGAAGGAAATTTAAACGGCGTTCTGTCAAAATTAGGAATGCCAACGGCCTTTACTGATCTGGCTGATTTCTCCAAAATTAGCACCAAAAAAGGCTTGACGGTTACTTCAGTGAAACAAAACACTTTCGTAGCCGTCGATGAAAAAGGCACTGAAGCGGCCGCCGTGACGGGCATTGGTGTTGGCGTAACTTCCGCTCCGGCCAGCTATTTCTGCGACCGTCCATTTGTCATTGCGATTACCGAAAAACAAACGGGTGCTGTCTTATTTATGGGTAAAATCGTCAATCCAGAATCAAAATGA
- a CDS encoding outer membrane protein, translating into MSQSEENMSDNQWSGQEWRNAFQDADDTPPSGLWDAIERRLDEEESKTVVIPFWTSYRPFLYGAAAAVALLLVGWWAFNSAKHPGMEQPVAIQQPAQSNQPEAFSSAVPNTSSTPEKINDPNADHMARPLDRIAATEPTRNARNLSRTRNEANRAQELAPDVLQKVTKALPATDNALAYQQAASEKAASARRVKAQQGLTSSTENVAVQARTDQDLNSSTTPPSSTDAEKKLVSEALADNKALASASYELLESKQFSLKTMRGVNRIIWYRAPDLVIEPESPKKSSKKDYWTAIAYMPMSFNPATSVRTNGLAPLYSASQTFSANRAVQSPELQNHAQWSTSLQLNTGMKLSKHWSVETGVNYLQGRSVAQSNAVVFTALSTSSPNNLLENALRNSASPAYSDKSNFAPSSLTNDPIFAAATSDEKASVQNNYRFLQIPLQAGFNINPDAKLSYSVLGGALANVFLQNTVGSYEITSDDNIYRPVILSGTAGLRVNYRPTNHWSGSLTGSFQRALQSGTRPEAQVQTRPQAMGVGFGLNYHF; encoded by the coding sequence ATGAGTCAGTCTGAAGAAAATATGTCTGATAACCAATGGTCTGGTCAGGAATGGCGCAACGCCTTCCAGGATGCAGACGACACCCCGCCCAGTGGGCTGTGGGATGCTATTGAACGCCGTCTTGACGAAGAGGAGAGCAAAACGGTGGTGATTCCTTTCTGGACAAGCTACCGCCCCTTTTTATACGGGGCAGCGGCAGCCGTGGCTTTGCTATTGGTGGGCTGGTGGGCCTTCAACTCGGCCAAGCACCCGGGTATGGAACAGCCCGTTGCCATCCAGCAGCCTGCTCAAAGCAACCAGCCAGAGGCTTTCTCGTCAGCGGTTCCCAACACGTCATCAACTCCAGAAAAAATCAATGATCCAAATGCCGATCACATGGCACGGCCTTTAGACAGAATTGCCGCTACGGAGCCTACACGCAATGCACGTAATTTGAGCCGTACGCGAAATGAGGCCAACCGCGCCCAGGAATTGGCACCAGACGTACTGCAAAAAGTAACCAAGGCTTTACCAGCAACCGACAATGCCCTGGCTTACCAGCAAGCCGCGTCTGAAAAAGCAGCTTCAGCACGGCGGGTTAAGGCGCAACAAGGCTTGACGTCCAGTACAGAAAACGTAGCTGTTCAAGCTCGTACCGATCAAGATTTAAATTCATCAACGACTCCGCCATCCAGTACAGACGCAGAAAAAAAGTTAGTTTCAGAAGCATTAGCAGATAATAAAGCGCTGGCTTCGGCTTCCTACGAGTTACTCGAAAGCAAGCAGTTTTCCCTGAAAACCATGCGGGGCGTTAACCGTATTATCTGGTACCGCGCGCCGGATTTAGTGATTGAGCCGGAATCACCGAAAAAGTCCTCGAAAAAAGACTATTGGACGGCTATTGCTTACATGCCTATGTCGTTTAACCCAGCGACGTCGGTTCGGACCAATGGCTTGGCTCCTTTGTACTCGGCCTCACAAACATTTTCGGCAAATCGGGCTGTTCAGTCACCCGAACTGCAAAATCATGCGCAGTGGTCAACATCGCTTCAACTGAATACGGGGATGAAACTATCGAAGCACTGGTCGGTGGAAACAGGAGTGAATTACTTGCAGGGACGCTCGGTGGCCCAAAGCAACGCGGTTGTTTTTACGGCATTAAGTACTAGTTCTCCTAATAATTTATTGGAGAACGCCCTTCGGAATAGCGCGTCTCCTGCCTATAGTGACAAGAGCAATTTTGCACCCAGCAGCTTAACCAACGATCCAATCTTTGCCGCCGCCACGTCGGATGAAAAAGCATCCGTACAGAATAACTACCGCTTTCTCCAGATTCCGCTTCAAGCCGGGTTTAACATCAACCCCGATGCTAAGCTAAGTTATTCCGTTTTGGGTGGCGCATTGGCTAACGTCTTTCTACAAAATACGGTAGGCTCTTATGAAATAACGTCCGATGATAACATCTATCGCCCGGTAATTCTGTCGGGAACGGCTGGCCTTCGGGTAAATTATCGCCCTACAAATCATTGGTCTGGTTCGTTAACGGGTTCCTTCCAGCGAGCCCTTCAATCAGGCACGCGTCCTGAAGCACAGGTACAAACGCGCCCACAAGCGATGGGCGTTGGCTTCGGGCTTAACTACCATTTTTGA
- a CDS encoding RNA polymerase sigma factor gives MLDERSLVDGCKKKDRAAQRKLYELFAGKLFAVSQRYTKNRDDAEDVLQDSFVKAFQHIDSFRFECPLEAWLKRIVINTALKHIRKNKPWQNQTDVEEVAYALPQAEDSLAGLHYQQLLRLVQELPTGCQTVFNLYAIEGYTHPEIADLLDISEGTSKSQYSRARVLLQQKIQNELRFRNESV, from the coding sequence ATGTTGGATGAACGATCGTTAGTAGACGGGTGCAAAAAGAAAGACCGTGCAGCACAGCGAAAACTCTATGAGTTGTTCGCCGGGAAGCTCTTTGCCGTTAGTCAACGCTACACCAAAAACCGCGACGATGCTGAAGATGTCCTGCAAGATTCCTTTGTAAAGGCCTTTCAGCATATTGACTCCTTTCGGTTTGAGTGCCCACTGGAAGCCTGGCTGAAGCGCATCGTAATTAATACTGCTCTAAAACATATCCGTAAAAATAAGCCCTGGCAAAACCAAACCGATGTGGAGGAAGTGGCTTATGCACTACCACAGGCGGAAGACAGCTTGGCCGGTCTGCACTACCAGCAATTGTTGCGGTTGGTGCAGGAATTACCGACCGGTTGTCAGACCGTATTCAATTTGTATGCTATTGAAGGATACACGCATCCCGAAATTGCTGATTTGTTAGATATTTCTGAAGGTACATCGAAGTCGCAGTATTCCCGTGCCCGGGTGCTGCTACAACAAAAAATTCAGAACGAACTCCGATTTAGAAATGAGTCAGTCTGA
- a CDS encoding UDP-N-acetylmuramate--L-alanine ligase: MKSLSLHFISIGGSVMHNLAIALQQQGHKVTGSDDEIYEPSRTRLQKQGLLPAEMGWNPANIHTGLDAVILGMHARKDNPELLKAQELGLAVYSYPEFIYEQSKHKQRVVIAGSHGKTTITSILLHVLNYHKRNFDYLVGAQIEGFDTMVKLTADAPLLIAEGDEYGASPLDTRPKFLFFQPHIALISGIAWDHVNIYPTYDSYVHQFELLADSLPKAGAIVFDDTDDMLDVIALKEREDVTRQPYDVHSYRISNGQTWLKTKSAGDVPVQIFGEHNMKNIAGALAVCDRLGITEEMFYEAIQSFKGAARRLELVTSNDQKTIYRDFAHAPSKVGATTAAVRQQFPNRKLIACVELHTFSSLNKNFLGQYRDKLDQADVAVVFYSPHTLEMKRMEPISPQEIITAFDRPDLQIFTDTASLQTFLESQSTAAPSVYLLMSSGTFGGLDVNRLGEQ; this comes from the coding sequence ATGAAAAGTCTGTCTCTCCATTTCATTTCCATTGGCGGTAGCGTCATGCACAATTTGGCTATTGCTCTTCAACAGCAAGGGCATAAGGTAACGGGTTCCGACGACGAAATCTACGAGCCTTCGCGCACGCGCTTGCAAAAACAGGGACTGCTTCCGGCGGAAATGGGTTGGAATCCGGCCAATATTCATACGGGATTGGATGCTGTTATCCTGGGGATGCACGCCCGTAAGGATAACCCGGAACTACTGAAAGCGCAGGAGTTGGGCTTGGCCGTTTACTCCTATCCCGAATTTATTTACGAACAAAGCAAGCACAAACAGCGGGTAGTTATTGCGGGCAGCCACGGCAAAACCACCATTACGTCTATCCTTCTGCACGTACTGAACTACCACAAACGAAACTTTGACTATCTGGTTGGCGCGCAGATAGAAGGCTTTGATACGATGGTTAAACTAACCGCTGATGCGCCGCTCCTGATTGCCGAAGGGGATGAATACGGCGCCTCGCCCCTGGATACGCGACCAAAGTTTTTGTTTTTCCAGCCGCATATTGCCCTCATTAGCGGAATTGCCTGGGATCACGTGAATATCTACCCGACTTACGATTCGTATGTACATCAGTTTGAATTACTAGCCGATTCGCTCCCCAAAGCCGGCGCTATTGTGTTCGATGATACGGATGATATGCTGGATGTGATTGCCCTCAAAGAACGCGAGGACGTTACGCGTCAACCCTACGACGTGCACTCTTACCGAATTTCGAACGGGCAAACCTGGCTGAAAACAAAATCAGCGGGCGATGTACCCGTGCAGATTTTTGGGGAGCACAACATGAAAAACATTGCGGGTGCGCTGGCCGTCTGCGATCGCCTGGGCATCACCGAAGAGATGTTTTACGAAGCCATTCAAAGCTTTAAAGGCGCTGCCCGCCGCCTTGAACTCGTCACTTCGAACGACCAGAAAACCATTTACCGTGATTTCGCCCATGCCCCTTCAAAAGTCGGTGCAACCACGGCGGCAGTTCGCCAGCAGTTCCCAAACCGAAAACTAATCGCCTGCGTTGAATTGCACACGTTTAGTAGTTTGAACAAAAATTTTCTCGGCCAATACCGTGATAAGCTGGACCAGGCCGATGTAGCCGTTGTTTTCTATAGTCCCCATACGCTCGAGATGAAACGCATGGAACCTATCAGCCCACAGGAAATTATCACTGCTTTTGACCGCCCGGATCTACAGATTTTCACGGACACCGCCAGCCTGCAAACTTTTCTGGAGAGCCAGAGCACAGCCGCTCCATCGGTGTATTTGCTGATGAGTTCCGGTACATTCGGTGGTCTTGACGTAAATCGTCTGGGCGAGCAATAG
- a CDS encoding CPBP family intramembrane glutamic endopeptidase → MRQFLRYLREHWKADFRPDLYATLGLFLAASISLNYYYDIEDSHIDLYVSAPLKRMSLYFLLYAFAYYGSAAIWIYFNRQGHILRKPAFWLFSGFGLVVFAIYAGFYGFDAWSAAVFGGQIYVYAFYLFRNLHSLLTVVLPLFLFYKLVPQPSSAFYGLKPKWEGLKIYGWLLLLMVPIITYASFQPSFLASYPSYEDTNANEFFGVPEWVTAVVYELAYGWDFIPTELMFRGFLVIGMTHILGRGAVVPMVVTYAFIHFGKPPGETISSIFGGYILGVIAQRTRSVWGGIIVHLGVAWLMELTAFLQLAFR, encoded by the coding sequence ATGCGACAATTTCTGCGCTACCTGCGTGAACACTGGAAAGCCGATTTTCGTCCTGATCTTTACGCTACGCTTGGCCTTTTTCTGGCCGCCAGTATTAGTTTAAACTACTATTATGATATTGAAGACAGCCATATCGACCTATATGTTTCGGCGCCGCTGAAACGAATGAGTCTTTATTTTCTGCTGTATGCGTTCGCTTATTATGGCAGCGCTGCCATCTGGATTTATTTCAACCGCCAAGGCCATATCCTGCGAAAACCGGCTTTTTGGCTGTTTAGCGGGTTTGGCCTGGTGGTGTTTGCCATCTATGCGGGCTTTTATGGATTCGATGCCTGGAGCGCTGCCGTCTTTGGTGGACAAATTTATGTATACGCCTTCTATCTGTTTAGAAACCTGCATTCGCTCCTGACCGTTGTGCTGCCTTTGTTTTTATTCTATAAACTAGTACCTCAGCCTTCGAGTGCGTTTTACGGCTTAAAACCCAAGTGGGAGGGACTGAAAATTTACGGTTGGTTGTTGCTCCTGATGGTACCAATTATTACCTACGCTTCGTTTCAGCCTTCTTTCCTGGCGAGCTACCCATCCTACGAGGATACAAACGCCAACGAATTTTTCGGGGTGCCAGAGTGGGTAACAGCGGTAGTCTATGAATTAGCTTACGGTTGGGACTTCATTCCAACCGAACTCATGTTTCGGGGCTTTCTGGTAATTGGCATGACGCATATTCTGGGTCGGGGCGCTGTTGTGCCAATGGTAGTAACCTACGCCTTTATTCACTTTGGCAAACCGCCCGGCGAAACCATCAGTTCGATTTTTGGCGGTTATATTCTGGGCGTCATTGCGCAACGAACGCGCAGCGTCTGGGGCGGAATCATTGTCCACCTTGGTGTGGCCTGGCTCATGGAGTTAACGGCTTTTTTACAACTGGCCTTTCGGTAA
- a CDS encoding NADH-quinone oxidoreductase subunit D, translating to MATQTIQYDYQPGHFQASEPNKYKPESLQSGEMILNMGPQHPSTHGVLRLEVITDGEIIVDVVPHLGYLHRCFEKHAESMPYNQTLPFVDRLDYVAAMNNEHVFCMGVERMLGIQDDLLNRVDGRRVEYIRVLVAELNRLASHFVAIGTYALDIGAYTPFLWMMRDREHLQRLLEWVSGARMLYNYIWIGGLYYDLPVGFEERCREYLTYLKPKLIEMQQLVIENKIFVKRTANVGVLPLPVAIDYGCTGPVLRGSGLRYDLRRVDNYSVYPELDFDIPIGEGKMGTVGDCWDRNYVRVLECWESVRIAEQCLDQLQGDLKRTRDFDPQVLVPKKIRPKAQEFYIRGEIPKGELGFFFRADGRSDVPFRCRCRSCSYHNLSMIGEITKGSMIADLVAVIGSIDIVMGEVDR from the coding sequence ATGGCAACGCAAACAATTCAATACGACTATCAACCCGGGCATTTTCAGGCTTCCGAACCCAATAAATACAAGCCGGAAAGCCTTCAATCCGGCGAGATGATTCTCAACATGGGGCCGCAACACCCGTCTACACACGGGGTTTTGCGGCTGGAAGTCATTACCGACGGGGAGATTATTGTCGATGTGGTACCGCACCTGGGGTATCTGCACCGTTGTTTTGAGAAACATGCTGAATCCATGCCCTACAACCAGACGCTGCCGTTTGTGGATCGGCTGGATTACGTAGCAGCCATGAACAACGAGCATGTGTTTTGTATGGGTGTCGAGCGCATGTTGGGCATTCAGGATGATCTTCTGAACCGGGTGGATGGCCGCCGCGTCGAATACATTCGCGTGCTCGTTGCTGAACTTAACCGGCTGGCGTCCCACTTTGTCGCCATTGGAACCTACGCGCTGGACATTGGGGCTTATACCCCTTTTCTCTGGATGATGCGCGACCGCGAGCACCTGCAACGCCTGCTGGAATGGGTCAGCGGTGCCCGCATGCTGTATAATTACATCTGGATCGGGGGGCTGTATTACGATTTGCCCGTCGGTTTTGAAGAACGCTGCCGGGAATACCTGACCTACTTAAAACCCAAGCTGATTGAAATGCAGCAGCTCGTTATCGAAAATAAAATTTTCGTTAAGCGAACGGCCAATGTAGGCGTGTTGCCTCTGCCAGTAGCGATTGATTACGGTTGCACAGGGCCCGTGTTACGAGGTTCTGGCTTGCGATATGATTTGCGCCGCGTCGATAATTACTCAGTTTACCCGGAGCTGGATTTTGATATTCCTATTGGCGAAGGAAAGATGGGAACCGTCGGCGATTGCTGGGACCGCAATTATGTTCGGGTGCTGGAGTGCTGGGAATCCGTTCGTATTGCCGAACAATGCCTCGACCAGCTCCAGGGCGATCTGAAACGCACCCGCGACTTTGATCCCCAGGTATTGGTTCCGAAAAAGATTCGGCCCAAAGCGCAGGAGTTTTACATCCGGGGCGAAATACCGAAAGGCGAGTTAGGCTTTTTCTTCCGCGCCGACGGACGATCCGACGTGCCGTTCCGGTGTCGCTGCCGTTCGTGCTCTTATCACAATCTGTCGATGATTGGCGAGATTACCAAAGGCTCCATGATTGCGGATTTAGTCGCCGTGATTGGTTCTATTGATATTGTGATGGGTGAGGTTGACCGGTGA
- the rpmG gene encoding 50S ribosomal protein L33 yields MAKKGNRIQVILECTEQKTAAVAGMSRYITTKNRKNTPARIELKKYNPYLKKVTVHKEIK; encoded by the coding sequence ATGGCGAAGAAAGGCAATAGAATTCAGGTCATTCTGGAGTGCACGGAGCAGAAAACTGCAGCTGTAGCGGGCATGTCTCGTTACATCACTACTAAAAACCGTAAGAACACTCCGGCTCGGATCGAACTGAAAAAGTACAATCCGTACCTAAAGAAAGTGACCGTACACAAAGAAATTAAGTAA
- a CDS encoding DUF4295 domain-containing protein: MAKKVVATLKKEGGGKNFAKVIKAVKSPKTGAYTFKEEMVPLEELQAALKS, from the coding sequence ATGGCAAAGAAAGTAGTTGCAACCCTGAAAAAAGAAGGTGGCGGCAAGAACTTCGCAAAAGTTATTAAAGCTGTGAAGTCGCCAAAAACAGGCGCTTATACATTCAAAGAGGAAATGGTCCCTCTGGAAGAATTACAGGCTGCCCTGAAAAGCTAA
- the ftsY gene encoding signal recognition particle-docking protein FtsY has translation MGLFDFFSKEKKESLDKGLEKSKDSFFSKLSRAVVGKSKVDDEVLDEVEEVLVSSDVGVETTVKIIKRIEERVARDKYVGTDELDRILREEIASLLSENKSVDISNDFSLPADKKPYVIMVVGVNGVGKTTTIGKLAAQFHQRGRKVVLGAGDTFRAAAVDQLKLWGQRVGVPVIDHGMNTDPSAVAFDAIKKAVELQADVVIIDTAGRLHTKVNLMNELSKIKRVMQKVIPDAPHEVLLVLDGSTGQNAVIQAREFTRVTDVTALAITKLDGTAKGGVVIGISDEFKIPVKYIGVGEKIDDLQTFNKMEFVDSFFKRV, from the coding sequence ATGGGTCTGTTTGATTTTTTCTCGAAGGAAAAAAAAGAATCGCTTGATAAAGGACTGGAAAAGTCAAAAGATAGCTTTTTCTCCAAATTGAGCCGGGCAGTTGTCGGCAAATCGAAAGTGGATGACGAAGTTCTGGACGAAGTTGAAGAAGTACTCGTTAGTTCGGATGTCGGCGTCGAAACAACCGTTAAAATCATCAAGCGAATCGAAGAACGGGTTGCCCGTGATAAATACGTTGGTACCGACGAACTTGACCGCATTCTTCGGGAAGAAATTGCATCACTGCTCTCTGAAAACAAATCCGTTGATATTAGCAATGATTTTTCCCTGCCTGCCGATAAAAAACCGTATGTGATTATGGTTGTGGGTGTCAATGGCGTGGGCAAAACCACGACCATCGGTAAGCTGGCTGCCCAGTTTCACCAGCGGGGCCGAAAAGTCGTTTTGGGCGCAGGAGATACCTTCCGAGCCGCCGCCGTTGACCAACTTAAGCTCTGGGGCCAGCGCGTGGGTGTACCCGTAATCGACCACGGCATGAATACCGATCCATCGGCAGTTGCGTTCGATGCGATCAAAAAAGCGGTTGAACTCCAGGCGGATGTGGTTATTATCGACACGGCAGGCCGTCTGCATACCAAAGTAAACTTAATGAACGAGCTTTCCAAGATTAAGCGCGTGATGCAAAAGGTGATTCCCGATGCACCGCACGAGGTTCTGCTCGTTCTGGATGGCTCGACGGGACAAAACGCTGTAATTCAGGCGCGGGAGTTTACTCGGGTAACGGATGTGACGGCACTGGCCATCACCAAACTGGATGGCACAGCCAAAGGGGGCGTAGTGATCGGTATTTCCGATGAATTCAAGATTCCGGTGAAATACATCGGCGTCGGCGAAAAAATTGATGATTTACAGACGTTCAACAAGATGGAGTTTGTTGATTCGTTCTTTAAGCGTGTTTAA